One stretch of Arachis duranensis cultivar V14167 chromosome 1, aradu.V14167.gnm2.J7QH, whole genome shotgun sequence DNA includes these proteins:
- the LOC107469712 gene encoding uncharacterized protein LOC107469712, with translation MALGLRSLLRAREQGPFFYHYEGAQDGDGNIRARSGYSDRYELPLPHSVSVRQYSEDYDLTKLKNWYNRQVLFNYYDGNLFLRMHYLHLSKKRVVSDSFEYDLSSWLMHKKDTAPYSDANTWWAAIRREFILIFKPVFEGLKILHLREEYHGNLDSESCIKIICKNGNVTRGILTNMEEKVGSKSTLRERDAQHLREIIEKVITFPFIGTSESSEEVRELCLQQLGAYSCQTDLMIKWSLDPVLFWDTRRRIQFLEAVDWLYHRNVPQPSLVKSTHRYWTWDILCNDQVLVDVYFHEQQDRTVTPQKYSEKHNLIRFYRNCIHHADFGGNGQVNCPFEIHKLFLVHYDVFPPSIRTATDVLKFVASPKSSSSKSSKSSSSKSSSSKSSKASSSKSSSSKSSSSNSSPSFIEELRRSFAQQFIG, from the exons ATGGCTTTAG GATTGAGATCCCTGCTTAGAGCACGTGAACAAGGTCCATTCTTTTACCATTATGAGGGTGCGCAAGATGGGGATGGAAATATCAGGGCAAGAAGTGGTTATTCAGATAGATATGAACTCCCTCTTCCACATAGCGTGAGTGTTCGGCAATATTCTGAAGACTACGACTTAACTAAACTGAAAAATTGGTACAACAGACAAGTCCTATTTAATTATTACGACGGTAATCTCTTTTTACGAATGCATTATTTGCATTTGTCAAAGAAAAGAGTGGTATCCGACAGTTTTGAATATGATTTGTCATCTTGGCTAATGCACAAAAAGGATACAGCTCCTTATTCAGATGCTAATACATGGTGGGCCGCCATAAGAAGAGAGTTTATCCTTATTTTTAAACCCGTTTTTGAGGGTCTAAAGATACTGCATTTAAGGGAAGAGTATCACGGAAATTTAGATTCAGAAAGTTGcattaaaattatatgtaaGAATGGAAATGTGACACGTGGAATTCTCACCAACATGGAGGAGAAAGTTGGATCTAAATCTACTCTTCGAGAGAGAGATGCCCAACACTTGAGGGAAATCATCGAGAAAGTTATCACATTCCCATTTATAGGGACTTCTGAATCATCTGAGGAAGTTCGTGAGTTGTGTTTACAGCAACTCGGTGCTTATtcgtg CCAGACGGACCTAATGATCAAGTGGAGTCTTGATCCAGTCCTTTTTTGGGATACGAGGAGAAGGATACAATTTTTGGAGGCGGTCGATTGGTTGTACCACCGGAATGTACCCCAACCGTCACTCGTTAAATCCACCCACCGGTACTGGACATGGGATATACTTTGCAATGATCAGGTGTTAGTTGATGTTTATTTCCATGAACAGCAAGATCGTACGGTGACGCCTCAAAAGTATAGTGAGAAACATAATTTAATAAGATTTTATAGGAATTGTATCCACCATGCTGATTTCGGTGGAAACGGACAG GTCAACTGTCCTTTTGAGATTCATAAGCTGTTTCTGGTGCATTATGATGTTTTCCCACCAAGCATACGCACCGCAACTGACGTTCTTAAGTTTGTGGCATCTCCAAAATCTTCATCTTCAAAATCTTCAAAATCTTCATCTTCAAAATCTTCATCTTCAAAATCTTCAAAAGCTTCATCTTCAAAATCTTCATCTTCAAAATCTTCATCTTCAAACTCTTCACCTTCATT tattGAAGAGTTAAGAAGGTCATTTGCGCAACAATTCATAGGTTGA
- the LOC127745695 gene encoding uncharacterized protein LOC127745695: MQLVASANSAWALDVTDDLQHLLVAVPAVSHFLLSCPSCDSHHSRPYDSVVQVSLSGMAAVSFLCLTGFVKQYGLRRFLFFDKLRDESETVRNNYMFELNRSLKIISVFVVPCFAAESAYKIWWYASASSQIPFFGSVYVTGTVLCILELCSWLYRTTVIFLVCILFRLICYLQILRLKDFATVFHVDSDVATVLLEHLRIRRHLRIISHRYRAFIILAIVLVTGSQLMCLLVTTKARNQVNIYKAGELALCSVTLLSALCILLRSATKITHRAQAITGLAAKWHVCATLDSFDGAGAGDGLVAAAENSTERIFPHVGTDGDSSDTDDGGDEEDDINSTKLIPSYAYSTISYQKTQALGMFS; the protein is encoded by the exons ATGCAGCTTGTTGCATCTGCAAATAGTGCTTGGGCGCTAGATGTAACAGACGATTTGCAGCATTTGCTG GTGGCCGTACCCGCCGTGTCACACTTCCTCCTGTCCTGCCCTTCCTGTGACTCCCACCACTCCCGCCCTTACGACAGCGTCGTGCAGGTGTCACTGAGCGGCATGGCGGCAGTTTCGTTCCTCTGCCTCACCGGGTTCGTTAAACAGTACGGACTCAGAAGGTTCCTTTTCTTTGATAAGCTCCGCGATGAGAGCGAAACCGTTAGGAATAACTACATGTTCGAACTCAAC AGGTCACTGAAGATCATATCGGTATTTGTTGTGCCGTGCTTCGCTGCGGAGAGTGCATACAAAATATGGTGGTACGCATCAGCATCGTCACAGATACCCTTCTTTGGTAGCGTGTACGTCACCGGTACAGTGTTGTGCATATTAGAACTCTGTTCCTGGCTGTACCGAACCACCGTAATATTTCTCGTGTGCATTCTGTTCCGTCTGATCTGCTATCTCCAGATCCTACGGCTGAAGGACTTTGCCACGGTGTTCCACGTGGACTCGGACGTGGCTACTGTGCTCTTGGAGCACTTGAGGATCAGGAGGCACCTGCGAATCATCAGCCACAGGTACCGCGCGTTCATTATACTCGCTATCGTATTGGTCACTGGAAGCCAGCTCATGTGTCTTCTTGTCACTACCAAAGCCAGAAATCAAGTCAATATCTACAAAGCCGGGGAGCTTGCG TTGTGTTCCGTTACACTTCTTTCTGCATTGTGCATATTGTTACGTAGTGCGACAAAGATCACACATAGAGCACAGGCGATCACAGGGCTGGCTGCCAAGTGGCATGTTTGTGCGACGTTGGATTCGTTCGACGGAGCAGGCGCCGGTGATGGACTAGTGGCAGCGGCTGAGAATTCCACAGAGAGAATCTTCCCTCACGTTGGTACGGATGGAGATTCATCAGATACTGATGATGGTGGTGACGAAGAAGATGACATTAATTCTACCAAGTTAATCCCGTCTTATGCTTACAGCACTATTTCATATCAAAAGACACAAGCCCTTGGTATGTtctcttaa